A window of Planctomycetia bacterium contains these coding sequences:
- a CDS encoding STAS domain-containing protein, protein MPQLNITENGDVVVVSFVESKILDESMIRQIGEEFKKLTTEAAAERKLLVKFSGVGFMSSSMIGQVMRLSKQCKADKVELKLSDIAPAIMEVFKLTRLDKILAIHATEAEAIKAFGPARKSWFGRS, encoded by the coding sequence ATGCCTCAGCTCAACATCACCGAAAACGGGGACGTGGTGGTTGTTTCTTTTGTCGAGTCCAAAATTCTGGACGAGAGCATGATCCGCCAGATTGGCGAGGAATTCAAGAAGCTGACCACCGAGGCCGCGGCCGAGCGCAAGTTACTCGTGAAGTTCAGCGGCGTGGGCTTTATGTCGTCCTCGATGATCGGCCAGGTCATGCGATTGTCCAAGCAATGCAAGGCCGACAAGGTCGAACTGAAGTTGAGCGATATCGCGCCCGCGATCATGGAAGTGTTCAAACTGACGCGGCTCGACAAGATCCTAGCGATCCACGCGACGGAAGCAGAAGCGATCAAAGCCTTCGGCCCGGCGCGCAAGAGCTGGTTCGGTCGGAGCTGA
- a CDS encoding chemotaxis protein CheW, with protein sequence MSPSIPTEAAAALYCTYWVNQQWFGVDAQYVREVHAVTDLTPVPGAPAGAAGYVNLRGQLFLVLDARVLLLGERRSKQESTQLVVFRATAGESFALLVDVLADMLYVSGDQIDAPDADRLNIARDGVTVGSARMEDGLLTLIDPRQLLPAVFSGPVKI encoded by the coding sequence ATGAGTCCGTCGATTCCCACTGAAGCGGCCGCCGCGCTGTATTGCACCTATTGGGTAAACCAGCAATGGTTCGGCGTTGATGCACAGTATGTGCGCGAGGTTCACGCGGTTACGGACCTGACCCCTGTGCCTGGCGCGCCCGCAGGAGCGGCGGGCTATGTCAATTTGCGTGGGCAATTGTTCCTGGTACTGGACGCCCGAGTGTTACTGCTTGGCGAAAGGCGAAGCAAGCAGGAAAGCACGCAGCTCGTCGTGTTTCGCGCGACCGCCGGCGAATCATTCGCCCTGTTAGTCGACGTCTTGGCCGACATGCTGTATGTCTCGGGCGATCAAATTGACGCGCCCGACGCCGATCGCCTGAACATCGCGCGCGATGGAGTCACCGTCGGGAGCGCACGCATGGAAGACGGACTTTTGACATTGATCGACCCTCGACAATTGCTGCCGGCAGTGTTTTCCGGCCCAGTGAAGATATAA
- a CDS encoding Hpt domain-containing protein, with product MAMNLDAAMLEMFRSEVETHMAALSEGLLALEKQPRRSELFEPMMRAAHSIKGAAKIVGLPAAVQVAHAIEDCFVAVRENRVAMSSGLVDVLLAGVDLLGRAADVDDAGQVSLAEGDPQILQAVSRIATAMRENAAGAQDNQIQQLTLRAPAQLTGSWAASQRDRIVAALAAGGTPAQFDLSDVETIDAAAIGFLALASGSTQARESTKFTTFGARRELAQLLRAAGLSLAPHSAPGGA from the coding sequence ATGGCCATGAATCTCGACGCCGCGATGTTGGAGATGTTTCGCTCCGAAGTCGAGACGCATATGGCGGCGCTCAGCGAAGGCTTATTGGCGCTCGAAAAGCAGCCGCGGCGGAGCGAGTTGTTCGAACCCATGATGCGCGCGGCCCATTCCATCAAAGGGGCGGCGAAGATCGTCGGCCTGCCGGCCGCGGTACAGGTAGCGCACGCGATCGAGGATTGTTTCGTCGCGGTGCGCGAGAACCGCGTTGCCATGAGCAGCGGTTTGGTCGACGTACTGCTGGCCGGAGTTGACTTGCTGGGTCGCGCCGCGGACGTCGACGACGCGGGGCAAGTGTCGCTGGCGGAAGGCGATCCGCAGATTCTGCAAGCCGTTTCACGCATCGCCACGGCGATGCGTGAGAATGCCGCGGGCGCGCAGGACAATCAAATACAGCAATTGACGTTACGGGCGCCTGCGCAATTGACGGGATCCTGGGCCGCGTCACAACGCGATCGCATTGTCGCGGCGCTCGCTGCAGGTGGAACTCCGGCGCAATTTGATCTCAGCGACGTAGAGACCATCGACGCGGCCGCCATTGGTTTTCTGGCCCTCGCATCCGGATCAACTCAAGCGCGCGAGTCAACCAAGTTCACGACTTTTGGAGCGCGCCGCGAACTTGCACAATTGCTCCGCGCCGCGGGATTGAGCCTCGCGCCCCATTCTGCGCCGGGAGGGGCCTAA
- a CDS encoding methyl-accepting chemotaxis protein: MRNISLKSKIAILVSVLTATVLAVAIVGAWELRRNNIQMRQLVDRNGRAIELASQIRVGLLAAVRREKNAVLASDEIAAAKFAMDVDKSADQVETLSPELDSLIGEIAGAGEDFAVFRREWQNLRTNQAEVLRLAVLNTNSRASRLLAEDVATRIESLDRIMAGVALRAMAQPSVDGTSSTASGSSDRRERAAELRLAFAQLVNRLYAHINADDEAVMNELDGEIAATLGSIDASLETLQAFAEDRDRLELGQAAMEARGLRRDVAEIQSLSRQNTNAKAVKLTSTTSVTQVNKCDAALAALLDNLGRAAQAKRDTAQSAFYRAVAITAGTATLGIAVALILGRLIARSVTGPVAQGVEVAHALAQGDLTRRLRMTQRDEIGQLSCAIDQAAENFAAIVAEIHDVAVKIGGSASELSAVSHQLLSQSEEMSTQAGYVAGGTEQMTANINTMAAAAEEMSMNVASISSASEEISVNVGAISSSATHTSSNVNAVVEGIQDAVQSFETVAGDARQGALTTAKAVNLAASATSTMHTLDRAAGEINKVTEMIKLIAMQTNLLALNATIEAASAGEAGKGFAVVANEIKELANQSGKAAEDIARMIEGIQTNTRGAVAVIQEVAATIQEVNTANTRISQATDEQTQLANASAVKLDAAGKGVGHIAQSITEVAKGANDMSRNASEAAKAASDVSYNASEAARAVRDIASNIRGVSQATRDNTASAQQVNQAAGGLQGIAANLERLVARFRLTSDKR; this comes from the coding sequence ATGCGCAACATCAGCTTAAAGTCCAAGATCGCGATTCTCGTCAGCGTACTCACCGCGACGGTACTGGCCGTGGCCATCGTCGGCGCCTGGGAACTGCGTCGCAACAACATCCAGATGCGGCAATTGGTGGACCGCAATGGACGGGCCATTGAACTGGCATCGCAGATCCGCGTCGGGCTGCTCGCGGCCGTTCGCAGAGAAAAAAATGCGGTGCTCGCGTCGGATGAGATTGCCGCGGCGAAGTTCGCGATGGATGTCGACAAGAGTGCCGACCAAGTCGAGACGCTCTCCCCGGAACTGGACTCGTTGATCGGCGAGATTGCCGGCGCCGGCGAAGATTTCGCCGTGTTCCGCCGCGAATGGCAAAACCTCCGTACCAATCAAGCGGAGGTCTTGCGACTCGCGGTTCTGAACACGAACTCCAGGGCGTCGCGACTGCTTGCCGAAGATGTCGCCACGCGCATTGAATCGCTGGACCGAATCATGGCGGGCGTCGCACTGCGGGCAATGGCACAGCCCAGCGTCGACGGGACATCGTCGACTGCGTCGGGATCGTCCGATCGGCGCGAGCGTGCGGCGGAGTTGCGGTTAGCGTTCGCCCAGCTTGTCAATCGGCTGTATGCCCACATCAATGCCGACGACGAAGCCGTGATGAATGAATTGGACGGCGAGATTGCGGCGACGCTGGGCAGCATTGACGCTTCGCTCGAAACGCTGCAGGCGTTCGCCGAGGATCGCGACCGGCTGGAGCTTGGCCAAGCGGCGATGGAAGCGCGTGGGTTGCGCCGCGACGTGGCGGAGATTCAGAGCCTGTCACGCCAGAATACGAATGCGAAAGCGGTGAAGTTGACTTCGACGACCTCGGTTACGCAGGTCAACAAATGCGACGCGGCGCTGGCAGCACTTTTGGACAATCTCGGCCGCGCGGCGCAAGCCAAACGGGACACTGCGCAGTCTGCGTTCTATCGCGCCGTCGCGATCACGGCCGGTACCGCGACTCTCGGCATCGCGGTCGCATTGATTCTTGGCCGTCTGATCGCCCGCTCCGTGACGGGACCGGTGGCTCAAGGCGTCGAGGTCGCGCATGCACTCGCGCAAGGAGATTTGACGCGGCGACTTCGAATGACGCAACGCGACGAGATCGGCCAACTGTCCTGCGCGATCGACCAGGCCGCAGAGAACTTCGCCGCCATTGTGGCGGAAATTCATGACGTGGCGGTGAAGATCGGCGGCTCCGCCAGCGAGTTGAGCGCGGTCTCGCATCAACTGCTTTCGCAGAGCGAGGAGATGTCGACGCAGGCCGGTTACGTGGCCGGCGGGACCGAACAGATGACGGCCAACATCAATACGATGGCCGCCGCGGCGGAAGAAATGAGCATGAACGTGGCTTCGATCTCCTCGGCCAGCGAAGAGATCAGCGTCAATGTCGGCGCGATTTCCAGTTCCGCCACGCACACGTCGAGCAACGTCAACGCGGTCGTGGAAGGCATTCAAGACGCGGTGCAATCGTTCGAAACCGTGGCTGGCGACGCCCGGCAAGGCGCGCTGACGACGGCCAAGGCGGTGAATCTCGCCGCCAGCGCGACGAGCACGATGCACACGCTCGACCGCGCCGCCGGTGAAATCAATAAGGTCACCGAGATGATCAAGTTGATCGCCATGCAAACCAACCTGTTGGCCCTCAACGCCACGATCGAGGCCGCCTCGGCCGGAGAGGCCGGCAAAGGCTTTGCCGTCGTCGCCAATGAGATCAAGGAGCTCGCCAATCAGAGCGGTAAAGCGGCGGAAGACATCGCACGAATGATCGAGGGAATTCAGACCAATACCCGCGGCGCCGTGGCAGTCATTCAAGAAGTGGCCGCGACAATTCAGGAAGTCAACACCGCGAACACGCGCATTTCCCAGGCTACCGACGAGCAAACGCAGTTGGCGAACGCCAGCGCGGTAAAGCTCGACGCGGCCGGCAAGGGCGTTGGGCACATCGCGCAATCGATCACGGAAGTCGCCAAGGGCGCGAATGACATGTCGCGCAACGCGAGCGAAGCCGCCAAGGCGGCCAGCGACGTCTCCTACAATGCCAGCGAGGCCGCTCGGGCGGTACGCGATATCGCCAGCAATATTCGCGGCGTCAGCCAGGCCACGCGCGACAACACGGCGAGCGCCCAGCAAGTGAATCAAGCCGCGGGCGGATTGCAAGGCATCGCCGCGAACCTGGAACGCCTGGTAGCCCGCTTTCGTTTGACGTCGGACAAGCGATAG
- a CDS encoding chemotaxis protein CheW has translation MAGRAPQSAEFIAEAKEHLADVCDHLLRCERATGDAARVTVEGLLRAVHSVKGGAGFFGFSIIETIAHRMESLLERMQSGEIVRDGQAVDVLLAATDRIGALLDDADHSNEADIAALLARLDEIQTTREPILSSDAVESATRDPVAAKSQIVELELDLLRCGAAGVSPLVLWERLAQLGEIAAGRIAPAARTLAEWSPQDPVIWEVRLSTSLDKEDCLRRLDLPSATAEQAPTETAQATGIPNSADSEVAAKPALDRGGTMRVPVGLADQLMNLAGELVLVRNQSRQVAESNQQLPAAVMQRLDSVTRAFQDTILQTRMQPVGVLFNKFPRLVRDLARQLGKQLELRIEGAEVELDKTILDAISDPLTHLVRNACDHGVESPGERMKHGKAAVGRVTLSAHRLGDEIRIAVSDDGAGIDSAAVRKQAIKQGHRTEQSLAQLSGSDVLALVLLPGLSTAETVSEVSGRGVGMDVVKSNLAQLGGTIEIESALGQGTTFTLRLPLTLAIIPSLLVTAAGRRYAIPQKDLEELVYVGPGQSRARIERGPEQDFARLRDRLLPLVNLAQLLRKLQGDRADDQVDTTSPDSPSLFAVVKSGARRFALVIDSVLSSEEIVVKPMHSRLRGLKVFSGATILGDGHVALILDPAGVATTAQLRFGSDSAASRHDHSAEKQETQAVLLLRTASGDSYGVPVFQVRRLAMLRRAGFERLSSGCFLAIDGRPTRLISIDGRDVSQDGAEFAFALLPRDVVRAEAVVVDEVLGTELVDLRRLSPLPDQPHALGIAQLRGRTTPVVDLYRLLGNEQMETMSARPAAKKRILLVDDTQFFREVVGGYLESAGYEVAKAEHGAAALERLASESFDLIVSDLEMPVVDGWTLAKEVRGGSSQQQQLAMLALSTLSAEQAEASALASGFDAFQVKLDRATLLATVASLLAKNRVQGVQR, from the coding sequence ATGGCAGGGCGCGCGCCGCAATCGGCGGAGTTCATCGCGGAGGCCAAAGAACACTTGGCCGACGTGTGCGACCATTTGCTGCGCTGCGAACGGGCCACGGGCGACGCCGCACGCGTGACGGTCGAAGGACTGTTGCGGGCCGTGCATTCCGTGAAAGGGGGCGCGGGCTTCTTCGGGTTCAGCATCATCGAAACCATTGCGCATCGGATGGAATCGCTGTTGGAAAGAATGCAAAGCGGAGAGATCGTCCGCGACGGCCAGGCAGTCGACGTATTGCTAGCGGCCACCGACCGCATCGGAGCGCTCCTGGATGACGCCGATCACAGCAACGAGGCGGATATCGCCGCGCTGCTCGCACGGCTGGACGAGATTCAAACCACTCGCGAGCCGATTTTGTCCAGCGATGCGGTGGAATCCGCAACACGCGATCCGGTTGCCGCGAAATCTCAAATCGTCGAATTGGAGCTCGATCTTCTACGTTGTGGCGCAGCCGGCGTATCGCCGCTGGTGTTGTGGGAACGACTCGCTCAGTTAGGCGAGATCGCCGCAGGAAGAATCGCACCTGCGGCAAGAACGCTTGCCGAATGGTCTCCGCAGGATCCGGTCATTTGGGAAGTTCGCCTCAGCACGTCCCTCGACAAGGAAGACTGCTTGCGGCGACTTGATTTGCCGTCGGCAACGGCGGAGCAAGCGCCAACGGAAACCGCACAAGCCACCGGCATTCCTAATTCTGCAGATTCGGAAGTCGCAGCTAAGCCCGCGCTCGATCGCGGTGGTACGATGCGCGTGCCGGTTGGGCTGGCCGATCAGTTGATGAATCTTGCCGGCGAACTCGTGCTGGTACGCAATCAGTCGCGGCAGGTCGCTGAATCGAACCAGCAGCTGCCGGCAGCCGTCATGCAGCGGCTCGATTCCGTGACCCGGGCGTTTCAGGACACAATCCTCCAGACGCGCATGCAGCCAGTCGGCGTGCTGTTCAATAAGTTCCCGCGTTTGGTGCGCGATTTGGCGCGTCAACTTGGCAAGCAGTTGGAACTGCGGATCGAAGGCGCCGAAGTCGAACTCGACAAAACGATCCTCGACGCGATCTCCGATCCGCTGACCCACCTGGTGCGCAACGCTTGCGATCATGGCGTCGAATCGCCTGGCGAACGCATGAAACACGGAAAAGCGGCGGTCGGCCGCGTAACGCTCTCCGCGCATCGCCTGGGCGATGAAATTCGCATCGCCGTTTCGGACGACGGCGCGGGCATTGATAGCGCCGCGGTTCGCAAGCAGGCCATCAAGCAGGGGCACAGGACGGAACAATCGCTCGCACAACTTTCCGGTTCCGACGTGCTGGCGCTGGTGTTGCTGCCGGGACTCTCTACCGCGGAAACTGTCAGCGAGGTCTCCGGGCGCGGCGTCGGGATGGACGTCGTGAAGTCGAACCTGGCGCAGCTCGGCGGGACGATTGAGATTGAATCAGCCCTCGGCCAGGGCACGACGTTCACATTGCGACTGCCGCTCACGCTGGCCATCATTCCCAGCTTGCTCGTGACGGCCGCCGGGCGCCGGTACGCCATTCCGCAAAAGGACCTGGAGGAATTGGTGTACGTCGGCCCGGGTCAGTCGCGCGCCCGTATCGAACGAGGGCCGGAACAGGACTTCGCGCGCCTCCGCGATCGATTGCTGCCGTTGGTGAATCTCGCGCAACTGCTGCGAAAGCTGCAAGGCGATCGCGCTGACGATCAAGTCGATACGACTTCGCCGGACTCGCCGTCGTTGTTCGCGGTGGTCAAATCGGGCGCACGGCGATTTGCCTTGGTGATCGACAGCGTGCTGTCCAGCGAGGAAATTGTCGTCAAGCCAATGCATTCTCGCTTGCGCGGCCTCAAAGTGTTTTCGGGCGCGACGATTCTCGGCGACGGCCATGTCGCGCTGATCTTAGACCCCGCCGGCGTCGCCACAACGGCGCAGCTTCGTTTCGGGAGCGATTCCGCCGCATCGCGACACGACCACTCTGCGGAAAAGCAGGAAACGCAGGCCGTGCTGTTGTTGCGGACCGCGAGCGGTGACAGCTACGGCGTCCCAGTCTTTCAAGTTCGCCGTCTGGCCATGTTGCGACGCGCGGGCTTCGAGCGACTGTCGTCCGGTTGCTTTCTCGCCATCGACGGCAGGCCAACGCGGCTGATTTCAATCGACGGCCGCGACGTTTCCCAAGACGGCGCGGAATTCGCCTTTGCCCTTTTGCCGCGCGACGTAGTTCGCGCGGAAGCCGTCGTAGTGGACGAAGTGCTGGGCACGGAACTCGTCGACCTGCGACGGCTCAGTCCCTTGCCGGACCAACCCCATGCGCTGGGCATCGCGCAACTGCGCGGGCGCACGACGCCCGTGGTCGATCTTTACCGCCTGCTTGGCAACGAACAAATGGAGACGATGTCGGCACGACCCGCGGCGAAGAAGAGAATCCTGTTGGTCGACGATACGCAGTTCTTTCGCGAAGTGGTCGGCGGCTACCTGGAATCCGCTGGCTACGAAGTGGCGAAGGCGGAGCACGGCGCAGCGGCTTTGGAGCGGCTCGCCAGTGAGTCGTTCGACCTCATCGTCTCTGACCTGGAAATGCCCGTGGTGGATGGTTGGACGCTGGCCAAAGAGGTGCGCGGAGGAAGTTCCCAACAACAGCAACTCGCAATGCTGGCCTTGTCTACACTTTCCGCCGAACAGGCCGAAGCGAGCGCCTTGGCGAGCGGTTTCGACGCCTTTCAAGTCAAGCTCGATCGCGCGACGTTGTTGGCGACCGTCGCCTCGCTGCTGGCGAAAAACCGCGTTCAGGGGGTGCAGCGATGA
- a CDS encoding DUF1501 domain-containing protein: MTHFNRREFLWHSGGGLGGVALAWMLGQEKLLAEERPGVLGGVLHHPPKAKRVVQLYMAGAASQCDTFDYKPELIARNGQPWDPGEEVKLFQSTPGNTMASPFAWKQYGECGKWLTEIVSPLGDVVDEMAFIHSMKSKSAVHGPATFMQASGFILTGFPSVGAWVSYALGSLNDNLPTYVTLPDPRGFAPNGPKNWSAGFLPAEHQAMMIRPLAKEPIADLMPPSGSYITAASDNDGRALLERLNRRHEAARPGDSRLDARIQAYEMAARMQLSAPDVLHLNEEPQYILDMYGIDDRPVQISEQMSRAEEASYFGRNCLIARRLLERGVRFVQVWSGADNAFPRRNWDSHEDVRRDHEPLGWGFAVGAAALIKDLRQRGMLEDTIVLWTTEFGRMPCSQGSLGRDHNPFVFTNWLAGGGIQGGATYGESDEWSYMPADRDRPTYCYDVHATLLHLLGIDHERLTVRHNGIDRRLTDVHGHVIQDILA; encoded by the coding sequence CTCGGCCAAGAAAAACTGCTCGCGGAGGAGCGTCCTGGCGTGCTGGGCGGCGTGCTGCATCATCCGCCGAAGGCCAAGCGCGTCGTGCAACTCTACATGGCCGGCGCGGCGAGCCAGTGCGATACCTTCGACTATAAGCCGGAGTTGATCGCCCGGAACGGCCAGCCTTGGGATCCCGGCGAGGAAGTGAAGCTGTTTCAATCGACGCCCGGGAACACGATGGCGTCGCCGTTTGCGTGGAAGCAATACGGCGAGTGCGGCAAGTGGTTGACGGAGATCGTCTCGCCGCTGGGCGACGTGGTCGACGAGATGGCGTTCATCCACTCGATGAAATCCAAATCGGCCGTGCATGGTCCGGCGACGTTCATGCAGGCCTCTGGTTTTATCCTGACGGGCTTTCCGAGCGTCGGCGCATGGGTCAGCTACGCGCTTGGCAGCCTGAACGACAATCTGCCGACCTACGTGACGCTGCCCGACCCGCGCGGCTTTGCGCCCAATGGGCCGAAGAACTGGTCGGCTGGATTTCTGCCGGCGGAACATCAGGCGATGATGATCCGCCCTTTGGCGAAGGAACCGATCGCCGATCTGATGCCGCCGTCGGGCAGTTACATCACCGCTGCGAGCGACAACGATGGCCGCGCTTTGCTCGAACGGCTCAATCGTCGGCATGAAGCCGCGCGCCCGGGTGATTCGCGACTCGATGCGCGGATTCAAGCCTACGAGATGGCGGCGCGCATGCAACTCAGTGCGCCGGACGTCTTGCACCTCAATGAGGAGCCGCAATACATCCTCGACATGTATGGAATCGACGATCGGCCGGTGCAGATCTCCGAACAGATGAGCCGCGCCGAAGAGGCCTCGTACTTCGGGCGCAATTGTCTGATCGCTCGACGGCTGCTGGAACGCGGCGTGCGGTTCGTTCAGGTCTGGTCGGGCGCCGACAACGCCTTCCCGCGCCGCAATTGGGATTCTCACGAGGATGTTCGCCGCGATCATGAACCGCTGGGCTGGGGCTTCGCCGTGGGGGCCGCGGCGTTAATCAAGGACTTGCGACAACGCGGCATGTTGGAGGACACGATCGTCCTCTGGACCACCGAGTTCGGCCGCATGCCGTGCAGCCAGGGCTCCCTAGGACGCGACCACAATCCATTCGTGTTCACCAATTGGCTCGCCGGCGGCGGCATCCAGGGCGGCGCTACTTACGGCGAAAGTGACGAGTGGTCCTACATGCCGGCGGATCGCGACCGGCCGACGTATTGCTACGACGTCCACGCTACGCTGCTCCACTTGCTGGGCATCGACCATGAGCGACTCACCGTCCGTCACAATGGCATCGATCGCCGCCTGACCGACGTGCATGGGCACGTGATTCAGGATATCCTGGCGTAG
- the cheB gene encoding chemotaxis-specific protein-glutamate methyltransferase CheB → MPERARVLIVDDSRTFRAGLEAALTGEEGVAVAGSVFNGERALEFIRATPPDLVTLDVDMPGMDGLQILQAIQQFNRGRPASAEVGVLMLSAFTRRGAEITVRALQAGAFDFVTKPSGTSPEDSIAQLKREVVPRVRLFMARRHQQDSKRLSFGMPVAQLPSATGEQRRKRNIQAVLIGCSTGGPKALAALLPEIAAGPDAPIIVAQHMPAEFTKSLAESLSRQCRIPVVEAIDGMAIESRTTYIAPGGKHLVLRRDSLGLLRAGTNEQPPESGCRPSASVLFRSAAAVLGGNAVAIVLTGMGNDGAAGLGPFKRAGGYVIAQDEATSVVWGMPGSAVTAGVVDEVLSLTSIAAAVRALSAPGGAS, encoded by the coding sequence ATGCCCGAACGCGCGCGAGTCCTGATCGTTGACGATTCGCGGACTTTTCGCGCCGGGCTGGAAGCCGCGCTCACCGGCGAAGAAGGCGTGGCGGTTGCCGGTTCAGTTTTTAACGGCGAAAGGGCGCTGGAATTCATTCGCGCGACGCCGCCAGACCTGGTGACGCTCGACGTCGACATGCCGGGCATGGACGGACTGCAAATCCTTCAGGCAATTCAGCAATTCAATCGCGGGCGACCGGCGTCGGCGGAAGTGGGCGTATTGATGCTGAGCGCCTTCACGCGCCGCGGCGCGGAGATCACCGTCCGCGCGCTGCAGGCCGGGGCGTTCGATTTCGTGACCAAACCGAGCGGCACGTCCCCGGAAGATAGCATCGCCCAACTCAAACGCGAGGTCGTGCCTCGCGTGCGCTTGTTCATGGCGCGTCGCCATCAGCAGGACAGCAAACGACTTTCCTTTGGTATGCCGGTAGCGCAATTGCCAAGTGCCACGGGCGAGCAGCGGCGCAAGCGGAACATTCAGGCGGTGCTGATCGGCTGCTCGACGGGTGGGCCGAAAGCCTTGGCTGCGCTGCTGCCAGAAATTGCCGCTGGACCCGACGCGCCGATCATTGTCGCGCAGCATATGCCGGCCGAATTCACCAAGTCGCTCGCCGAGAGCCTGAGCCGACAGTGCCGCATTCCGGTCGTCGAAGCGATCGATGGCATGGCGATCGAATCCAGGACGACCTACATCGCGCCTGGCGGAAAACACCTGGTGTTGCGCCGCGATTCCCTGGGACTGCTGCGCGCCGGAACTAACGAGCAGCCGCCGGAAAGCGGCTGTCGCCCGTCGGCGAGCGTGTTGTTTCGCTCGGCGGCCGCGGTCCTGGGGGGCAACGCCGTGGCCATCGTCCTCACGGGCATGGGCAACGATGGCGCCGCGGGACTCGGTCCGTTCAAGCGAGCAGGCGGATATGTGATCGCGCAGGACGAGGCGACCAGCGTTGTTTGGGGGATGCCGGGCAGCGCCGTGACGGCAGGCGTCGTCGATGAAGTGTTGTCGCTCACGTCGATCGCCGCCGCAGTGCGCGCACTTTCCGCACCCGGGGGAGCGAGTTGA
- a CDS encoding protein-glutamate O-methyltransferase CheR, which produces MRLAPETFDRLRVRIQNLCGLAIGADKEYLVRDRLEPLLKRRAWNTFEQLAERLELARDTGLADEVVEAIVTHETSFFRDPQVWEALRRRVLPELLAQGRRARIWSAATSTGQEAYSLAMLAQEVAEAQPAPGAMAERCSILATDISDPAIQVGMTAAYEPREIDRGVSAARKNRFFHESGKHWRADESLRRMIEFRRLNLAAPLPRFGAFDLICCRNLMIYYSVETRRALCEQFHASLADGGWLLLGAAENLYGISDRFESEMIEGALMFHKA; this is translated from the coding sequence ATGCGACTCGCTCCGGAAACCTTCGACCGCCTGCGGGTTCGCATTCAAAATCTTTGCGGCCTCGCGATCGGCGCGGATAAGGAATACCTCGTTCGCGATCGGCTTGAGCCCCTCTTGAAGCGCCGCGCTTGGAACACTTTCGAGCAACTCGCGGAACGGCTGGAGCTGGCGCGGGACACCGGGCTTGCCGACGAAGTGGTCGAAGCCATCGTCACGCACGAGACGTCATTTTTCCGCGATCCTCAGGTTTGGGAAGCACTGCGACGGCGCGTGCTGCCGGAGTTGCTCGCGCAAGGCCGTCGCGCGCGCATCTGGAGCGCGGCGACATCCACCGGGCAAGAGGCGTACTCGTTAGCGATGCTGGCGCAAGAAGTCGCCGAGGCCCAACCGGCGCCCGGCGCGATGGCGGAGCGCTGTTCGATCCTGGCCACTGACATCTCTGACCCGGCCATCCAAGTGGGCATGACGGCAGCGTATGAGCCCCGGGAAATCGATCGCGGAGTCTCGGCGGCGCGCAAAAATCGCTTCTTTCACGAATCCGGAAAGCATTGGCGCGCGGATGAATCCCTGCGACGGATGATCGAGTTTCGCCGCTTGAATCTCGCCGCGCCGCTGCCACGCTTCGGCGCGTTCGACTTGATCTGCTGCCGCAATCTCATGATTTACTACAGCGTGGAAACCCGGCGGGCGCTTTGCGAACAGTTTCACGCCTCGCTGGCCGACGGCGGCTGGCTGCTGTTGGGCGCGGCGGAGAATCTCTATGGCATCTCAGATCGATTTGAGTCCGAGATGATTGAGGGCGCGCTGATGTTTCACAAGGCCTGA